The nucleotide window GGAGAGTTTGTGGTCATTCTGAAAGGAACTGACAAAGAGTCGAACAGTACATTTCAGAGGCAGTCTACCACCCAGATGTCTGTCTCCAAAGTGAACATCCAGGTCAGTCTTTTCACTTCTTCTTAACATCCCATGCATCTATCCCCCCTGTTTTTGTCctgttcataataaaaaaatacatattgaaTCATAATAACACTTGAAGATGTTGAACTTTCTAAGAGTAAAACAACTTCTTCATCTCCACCACTTTTCCCTGTAGGCTATGGTGGACAGCAGTGTGGAGCCAGGGAAAGCCTTTGAGCTCCCTTTCAGTGTCATGACCCAGGGCTCTGGTGGTCAATACATAGTCAGTGCCAGAAATGACAGAAACTTCCCCATGTCCTACCCAAACCGGTGAGGGGAGGCAGCTAAAAGCaattcttttaaaatttttaacatttcttaaaTATCCTTATCAGTGGCAACATGTATCAAAAATCATGTACCCCTTCTTGTAGATTATGGCAAAGCATGAACAGTACAACACAACCCCACAACTGTAGAAAAGTAGCCACTCAATGGTGTTACTTCAAATAAATCTGCAAATGAGTCCCCCCTAATACATGTCAAAATTTCAAGCATTGCTTCACAATAATTTCCTGTAACCAgtgtattttcctttcttctcttgaCAGCCTTGATTTGACAACCGGACAATATGCTAATGATACTTTGACTATTACGCCACCTGTTGACACACCATCGGGCACTGATGTCACTCTGACTCTGGAAGTCAAGTCGTCCAGTGGCATTGACTCTAATTATGCTGTTCTTAGAATCTCTGTTGTTACCAAGGTAACCAGGCAAATTCTCATTCACAACTAGTTGgaaagattaaaacaaataattagtAATCTTTAACACATAGCTACAAAGATAGCCACAAAGATGACTATTACAGATGCACATAAGTATCCTAATGATCTAAATGGAAGTTTCATGTTCTAATTACAAAAATCACTGTGATTCATGCATACATtccccatctttctttctctgttctctccAGATTACAGATTTTATTCAGCCTCTGTGTGAAGTGGTTAGCGTACTGGCTGATGCTTGTCCTAAAGACGTATCTCAATGTAAACCTTTCCAGTGGGAGCTATCAACCAACCTTACAGATGGAAATGGCACCGGGATACAGAGCATTTCCCTGCGTCAGGGTGATGGAACCCTCTCATACACCTCCCTGAACTCTCCCATCGTCCAGGCGAACTACAATGCTTCCTGCTGTTCACAGATTGTCGAGTTTATAGCTGTTGATAAAGTTGGCAATGTGGGAAAGTGCTATCACTCCATTGTAAGTTCTGCTAGCCCTCCTTCTCTGACTCTGCCTCTGTGGCTGTGCCTGTTGGTATCTGTCTTTGTAGTAAGAACTTGAAAATCTTTCTCAGAATCTCATGTCTGTTGTAGAGGTGGACAGGTAAAGTCTAGTCTAGTCTTCTTAAATCACAAATGCAAATATCAATATCAACCAGTATTGGTCAGGCTACATTTAATAGTCCACCatttatgactaaataattTAAAACGATGTGCTTCCACTACTGATAAACACTTTCTACTGGTGATGGTTATCTTCTACTAAGTTAACAAGAGCACTGATAAACAATTGCTTGTTAACTGTATACTGTGGTACCAAGATAACCAGGCAAATTCTTATTCATACCTAACTGgaatgattaaaacaaataaatagaaatcTTTAACACATAGCTACAAAGATAGCCACAAAGATGATTATTACAGATGCACTAAGTATCCTACAGATCTAAATTGAAGTTTCATGTTCCAATTACAAAAATCACTGTGATTCATGCATttcccatctttctttctctgttctctccAGATTACAGATTTTATTCAGCCTCTGTGTGAAGTGGTTAGCATACTGGCTGATGCTTGTCCTAAAGACGTATCTCAATGTAAACCTTTCCAGTGGAAGCTATCAGCCAACCTTACAGATGGAAATGGCACCGGGATACAGAGCATTTCCCTGCGTGAAGGCGATGGAACCCTCTCATACACCTCCCTGAGCTCTCCCATCGTCCAGGCAAACTACAGCGCTTCCTGCTGCTCACAGATTGTTGAGCTTATAGCTGTTGATAAACTTGGCAATGTGGGAAAGTGCTATCACTCCATTGTACATTCTGCTGGCCCTCCTTCTCTGACTCAGTCTCTGCCTCTGTGGCTGTGGCTGTGCCTGTTGGTATCTGTCTTTGTAGTAAGAACTTGAAGAAGCTTTGGTTTCTCAGAATCTCATGTCTGTTGTAGAGGTGGACAGGTAAAGTCTAGTCTAGTCTTCTTAAATCACACATGCAAATATCAATATCAACCAGTATTGGTCAGGCTGCATTTAATAGTCCACCTTTTGTGActctaaattatttaaaatgtgcttcCACTATGGAGGAACACTTTCTACTGGTGATGGTTATCTTCTGCTATGACAACATGAGTACTGATAAACAATTGAATTATAGTGGTATACTTTgtctaaaataaaaagaacatgtATTTGTATTGCATGTTTGGATATTTTTTCTCATATATACTGTGCGTTTATGGATATCTTCACCCGACAGTATGGTGTTGCAAAGATGAAATTCTGGTGAAAAGTTAAGGAACAAAGAGTACATGCAGAAATACATCTAAGAGCAGGATAtcttgtatatgtatgtatatatttaatatagatatataatagataataaagaTAGATGATTTGGCTGTGATACTTGTTtgatttcaataataataataataataaaaatgttacttGTATTTTTGAACTATAGTATATAAAGATCTGTGACTTTAATTATCTATcttatgtcattttttgtgtaatttagttcatttaatggCTTAATTTGCATTGCAGGTGGTTCATTAACGAGTTAAACTATGTATAAATTCAgccaccaggtggtgctgtagagAATGCTTCATGTTATTGTCAAGAAATAAAGACACTGTTAGTTACAGTCCTGCTTGTGACTGAGTCCTTGACTGcaacataatataaaaacagcTATAGTTTGAAGCTAACTAAGCGAATGCTAGCCATATGCTTCTAACTTTACTTGGGCAAATCCTCCGCCTAAACACATCTTTTACATTGATGTATGTTCCTATGTTACAAACATCAGCCATTAATATAGTCCAGCACAAGGATCATCTCTGAAATTGCGCTtgtccactacacagttccagcacgcctcgggtttttttgcatttccactAGGAAAGGacctggtacctgatacttttttagtacctgctctggtgaggttcgaagcgagccaagccgatactaaatgtgacgtcaacagactgattggtcagaagagttgtcgctggaagagtcatgagccgtcccacataagAAGCGAGGCGAGCCGAGGCAAGGCGAgttgtgctggaactgtgtagtggaaaagcgccacaGACAGTATGTCTGCTCCTTCATGAGACATCAGCAGCATCTCCCGAGGGAGCAGCAGTCGTTACCAACCAAGTTTAGGGTGACAATGGAGGGCcctccttcatttttttttttttccccccagaattctttattctttgttgGACAGAACATACAACAGAACAAATAGAGAATATACAAACAACCAGACATTCCAGttcataaaaacaatattaaagaaGGAAGTgtaaatagacaaataaaacgctttcaatattaaataatataaataaagaataaaaaagggaaaaaaaaaacaacatgtaaatTTACTTCCATGGGCTAGTTACAATTttatgtcagaaaatgtttctTTCATGCCCAAAGGCAACAAAATGCTCCTTTTtcaaaatacatacataatataaCATGTACATATGAATACTATATTATGTAATAAATATTGATGTGTTACATAGTACAACTGTCATGTGGTTAATGTTAAAGTTtgcaaacaaatgcaaaaacatgTGACATAAGTACTTTCTCGGGAGGACTGAATATTAAAGGGACAGTTAGTCTCATATCCTCAGAGGACAGTGAACCTGTGGGAGAGTAGGATGGATCCTACAAtcagatttaatttaaagtggTATTTCTAGACTAAGAATTACTATTGGAATCAAAAGAATTATATACAAGGATCAGTGTAGCCAACACATTGTTACTAACAGTTTACTTCCAACTACTTAATCAGTTCCACTAAAAACTATGAAAGCAGTTTGTTGACTATCCAGAGAAACCACAACATTGTTACAGGAcagaagctgctgctgacatTTTCAAATCTAGCTTTAAAATACTTTAGAAGTCAAATTAAACTTCAATGTCTTTGCCTCCATCATAATGGAGTGGGTGCAGGCCTAAAAGGTGGACATTGCCAATTTACGCAGACTAATAAAACCCAGACTATTTACAACAGAGCCAGATACAAATCAGAGGTGTCATGCATCATTATCTGAGGgttattttaacttttgtaATAGTAATTTTACTGACAGAAAATGcttgattcattgtttgttttaaagtacAAGTAAAGCAAATCCTGCACTACAATACTGCTCTGTATTCATATAGGTTCCATACATGCTTTCTGAAAGCTAATTACAGTCATGTGGCAAACCTTAGTCACAGTAAACATATTATTGGAAAGTATTTCAGAAAAAGTACTTGTTTGTcttcatgatgtttttttacaaaaagaaTGTTGAGTGTCAACTTGACCATTCTGCATTCTTTGAACAcctgtttatattttttattatatcatcTTGATTTTGCAGCTATCAAATcaaagcaaattaaaaatgtgtagttTCTTAGATGGGTTTTAGGATTTTATAAAAAGAATGGGTCAGTATTGTTATATTGGAGGCCATTCCTCTAAATGGGTGCCATTTGCTTGTTGCGATGCTTCCgaataaaatcatgttttaaatattttttggtaATGAATATAATAACACACATATTTGACTATTCAAAATGTGTATTCTATAATGAGTATCAATCTCAGGCaacttaattacattttttacaagGTTTCTAAGCAGAAGCATTTTTCCCAGTCCTGTTACCaaaacatgtcatttaaaaagcatattTACAGGCATTTAAACCATTTCCTTTGTTTTCCTAAGaagaaagtgtttgttttacagAAATGGCATGTTCAAAAAATTGATATTGATGACTAGAAAATCACTATATGCAagccagttgtttttttaaataaatgcaaagcCATTTTCTTCCCTTTAAAAGAGACCCAAACCTCAAGTACATCCATTTTTTATCatataatttattaaacaattattataataatatatcattgAATAAATGATCAACCCAACATAACTGAAAAGACTGTGGTTTTACTTAATTTCTTTCAAAAGAAAGATTTAGTAACAGGAATGAACATTTGATAACAGAAATGTCGACCATATGTGCATATATGtagctactgtatgtgtgtaagatAACGAAGACAAAAAGTTGAAGATATTACATAAGTCCTTATATCTGTGTATTAACAACCAGTATCTAAAATAAACCTGAAATTAGTCTTACTTGTCTACGAAAACTCTTCTGCATAAAACAGATCTCAACACCTATTTCAGTTGCATCTGTGATGACACCATGTTATAGGTCACTGTCATTTACTCCTGCCTGACTCTAGGCCCCTCCTCTATTTCTCATGTTCCTTCTCTAAAtatttctgtctcctctctgggTAAGCATCGCGTTGAGCTCgataaaactttaaaatcagGTAATCAGTATTATATCAACTAATATTATTCTTTAAAGGTAACAGGATGGAGTAACAGGACTGTTACATGGTGTCCATGCTAATAGCATGAGGATGCTGAGCACATTCTAGTAATTTACTAaagatttgttaaaaaaaaaaaaaaaaacaacatctaaGAAAGATTTTGGGTAACAAGACAGAACATTGAGAATTACCTTTTCAGTTATAGTTACAACATCATCAAAtattcagaaaaataaatgagagaaCTTACTTTGAACATGTCCTTCAGAAGATTCAGATGATGTAAcctcctgttgaaaatgtgactTGTGGAATGTTCCACATTTTTCAGTGGGCACAATGTATTAGGGCAACAGGACTGAGTGAAAACCTGGGGACATGactaaaatgtgtattttaaccAAAATATTATGGatttcttataaaaaaaaaataataataataataataaataaatatatatatatatatatatatatatatatatatatatatatatatatatatatatatatatatatatatatatatatatatatatatatatatatatatatacatcccCAGGAAATTATAAAAAGGAAGAAGTTATTGGGTGATCTTGATACCCTGTATAAGAACTATAATATCATTTTGTGTTGTCATTTTCCcccaataaaataacattttctgtaATGACAATGTTTATGTTGTCTTCAGTGAACATTGCTCTGTACCTTCTGATCAGGCATTGACACCATTTTTCTCTGTAAGGTGTTGGCTAGCAGGGCTGAGAAGAAGCATCAGGTTGTTGTCGAGTTAAACATTAATCTGTGAcgtcatttacatttttgaccTTGTGTAACACTGGGAAATAAGCTTGTGTTTCTTCACAAGGAAGCAATAAACTATCACAATTTCATATCAATCAGCTGACACCTGTGCCATTGAGTTCACAAGTTAGCTGGAATATGTAGGATAAAGTATAGATGAGTAGATGGAGAATGTGCCAACAAatttaagagagaaagagtaaaGCTGTGGACAATATGTATTTCATATTTAGTTTGTGAAGTTACATTTTTGCCTATGGTGCAAAGCATCTTTGATCATTATGGTGGGTATTTATGACAAGCAAATAAAGTCCTGTGTTTCCTGGATACAGGTCAGGCTGACAGGGATGACatgaaaatacatcaaatggGGAAATATTGCACATGGAAATTCATACCCAGTCTACATGTTGGCATGTACACAAGCCAGAAAGAAAAGCTCAACTGACGTGTTGAATAACGTTTAATGagtgaatattatattactgtatgttatgTAATCAACGTCTACACCAGTTACTGGAATCATTACCCCCCATGCCTCCACCTTCAATTCAAAAGATGGGAGGAACGTAAGTCATATATTAACTTGCCCCACCACAAcagttttattgtatatatgagtcagtgacaaataaaggttggcaagatgagaaattcaaaaatatcttaaaaaatattatttcatatCAAAAAAGGCATGCATCAGGTTTATTAATAtctatattttgtgtttgtgttggtttatgtaatttgtaatgacatttgcaacattttttcataaaaaaactgCATAAACTGCAGATTATCTAAGCGATAGCGGGCTCCAAATTCATTTAACCAACTAAATCTGCTACTAACATCAGTCACATATGCATAAGAAGCTCCAGTCCCTTTTAAATGTAGCCTAGTATAACATTAATGTGACTTGCATGAAAAGAAATGATTGAATTAACAAGCAAATCAAAGGAAATGTATCTtggaaaacacacataacatacGTATGACTGATAACCTGTGAGACTAAAAGGGGAGAGATGGAGGTGTGATCTGCCCAGTCACCCCCCTTGCTGACTGCGTCCGGTGACATGATGACACTGGCTTCCTTTACAGTTTCCTTGTTATCTCAAATAAAGCAGTACTGGTATTTCTACACTTCTACTTCTGCAAAAGGCACTGAGGACATCAGAGCTTGCTAGACACGCCAAGGTATGATAATGTGTGATATGTTCATTTAATTGACATTTTCTAAGTCACATTTTTCCcacatttaagacattttaaagtgtttgaagtgtttctcctgaaagtaaaaagtaattttaaatatTGAAGAAAAGAATACTTCTAAATTCTTGATTTTTTGATAATATTGTCTTACAcatgttacattttttcttaCATTGTATATTTCCTTTCTGTTATTATATCAGtacttttaatatgtttttggttacattttgtttttacatatccttcaaattttcaaaaaattttttttaagtgtttgttaacagtttgttgtttcaagttgttttttgttaacttagaattacattttttattgtattttttactttttgttatatattctatatattaatacttttaacacattttttttttttacatcttgttGTAATGTCGGTTGTAGTTTATTTGACAAATTTCAGAACTTTTCATAACTTCAGCTCAGTGTTTACGTAATCACTTTCAGTTATCTGTGTGAATAGCAAATAATAGACAAAGCAAAAAAGTGCAATAATTTGCTTGGTTGGGAGTGGCACATCAGGACATTCTTTAGCTTTGTATTGAATGTGTATCATTACCTATGAACCCTTTATGCTATGTTCTTATTTATATAAGGCGAGTATACTGAGATACTGCTTCAGAAAATGACAGATAAGGCTCCTAAAAATCGGTTGTTTGACACTTcctcacattttcttttccctttgtCATTTccaataaaacttaaaatattatcattgaatttaaatttaaatcataCAATTTGAATGTGCCTTTTAATATATCTTCCAGAGACATTTGGCAATATGAACGTACAAAATCAGAAAATGCATCAATTAAATCAACTGAACTTACCGTCCTTTTCCATCATTTAATTGatatttaatcatgtttttctctctgtagatTGATCATGACTTCAGTGCTGGGTGTAGCCCTGGTCTTGGTCCTATCAGGGTCCACTGTGGCCTTTGTTCCCATTGGGGGTGGTGCATCCACACATGTCAGCATCACAGGAACAGCCCTGTTACAGACAGTGACAGAGACATGTCGGGCGGTGGCTGAGACTGCAGGTCATGAGTTTGAACCCACGGTAGGAATGGAAGataaaaatgtgcacacaaCACGAACGTTATCACGAACACTCACAAAATAAACATACTCACCCTCATTTCAACATATTAGTCTGTTTCAATTCAGCCTGAGGTTCAGccttgatatactgtatatgaacaAAGGCCATAAAAGgcaagagaaaaacacacaaataatactgtaaataattgtttaattataattttgtgGTTGTTTCCACTCTGACCTTTAGCCTTTTACCTCTGATTGCAGGGTTCATCCCCTGAAGAGCTGGTCCGTGCCTGTCTAGGCCCAACAGCAACAGGAGAAGTATCAGCTGCCAAGTTTTACTCTGCTCTTCAAGAGATTTACATGCAGAATTCACTGGTAGACCGTGACTTTGTCAACAGGTAGGAgttaagaaagaaagataacagctcacaaaatatttataataataataataatgattattataataaattaataaatctATTGCaaagttttaaatgtgattGATGCTTTCAAACTGTCCAAGTAATTACCTGCAGAAAATTTCCTCAGTGCTCCACATCACTTCAACTCAGAGGCCTTCCTAGAAGGCCGCGGCCTAATCATGGAGGGCATGGCAGCTATTAAAGCTAACGTTCAACAGGAGAACTTCCAGGCTGCCAGAGAAACACTGGGCAGAGTCCTTCATACACTGCAGGTGAGAGAGGTGGAAGGAAAGCGTTGATCGTGGAGAAAGTTAGAATAACAGACAGAAGATAGAATGACAGaaggcagaagaagaaaagtttgATTGTGTGCGTAATCGGTCAAGATGTAATCATAGTTGTGTCTATAAAGTGTTATTTCCTTGTACTGTTAGGACTTCTACAGCCACAGTAACTGGGTGGAGCTGGGATACACAGAGCCATACATTGCCCTCATACGTCCAGACCTTATCCTGGAAAACctggcaggtgtgtgtgtttgtgttattgctGTCATAAACATAGGCAGACTTTGTGTATTATGGTGGGTTTAAAGTCACAAAGACAACATCCATATCATTGTAGGCTGGGTTATTTTACTTTTCCTTTACAGCATGGCCATAGACTACTTCTTTATTATTGGCTCAAGCATTATTTAAGATAATCATACGCTGTTCTAAATGaataacaaaatatttgaatagCTGGAAACCTGCACAGCCGTTACCAGCTATCTCCTTGTTGTTAAAGCAGTCAAGTTTATTTCAAAGTTAGCAACAATACCTACATCTTAATTGCAGAGAATACTATAAGTGGGATCTTCCACTCTGAACATACAGTTacgaaatataaaaacactccaCAAGTGCAGTTTTGTGCATTATTCCTAACAAGAAGAACAGCAGTTATCAACCTATGTAAGTGATGCTTACTTACTTTGTTTTGCTACATTTCACTCTGCATCTTCTTTGCATTTTGCCTGTGTAGATGTCGACACAGCCACCTGCAGTGACTGTGCCACTGGAACTTGCCCTAATCCGATCCTTCCCAACAtcctgaaagagaagaaactcACATCAGGCTACATGGGAATCTTCTCTGCTGCTAAGCCTAAAGGTATCTCTGACAGATATATCACTAAGCTATATTTAAACACATGGCTACGTGAGGCTTGTGATCACCAACAGCAGAGTCTGTTGTGCAGATGCCTTGTCAAGTTCACccacattaaataaatacattttaattgctCTTAAAAAGGGCAATCTCCATAGCTAGTCAAAATATGTAACAGTGATATGAAACCATTATTACCTGCGTGAATTACTTAAATACACCATGACAGAGAGAGCATAAATGTTCTCATCAAGAAAACTTACTCCTAGGTTTTTAATCAGGTCACACAGCCTTCTAGTTTCAAACTCATCCACATTCATCATCCTGCACACTCAAGGTCAAATCTCCATCTGAAGTAACAGtaagcaaaatatatttttgacgAGAGGTGACTAACACACATGACTTCTATCACTTTCATCTGACATTACATATATCTCTTTTGATTTTGCACTTATGAGCCAATTTTATAACACCATGTTTCTCTACTTTGAGTATAAGACAACCCCAATTTAATGGCAAAAAAGCATTGATGAGTCCATTGCAGGTATAAGTCCactaaaaatagatttttgaaCCATGTCCCACTTCAAACTGTCCCTTCTGTCCTGTGACAGGTAAGTGTAGCCATGGAGGTGCATCTGACCTGACTAGCAAAGAAATTCCTCGTGGAGGCATCAGCAAAGATGAGCGTCGCTCAGACAATATGGCCCTCCACaatgctgctgtaaatacaGCCACAGCTGCCAGCCTCCAGTTGCTAGAGGATATCCGACTGGCCGTAGGGGACAATGACTTCCTGAGGTAAATCATCAGAGGTGGAAAATATCTTAATCTAACTATTTGCTGTGAATGAacgaaataaataattatactatatgatgaaaataaacaatttactGTCCAACCCAAATTAAGTTTAACCTGACTTTAATTTTTCAACTCTCTCACAGAATGATGGGAATCGCCCGTTcctctgttgtgtgttttgttattgaTACCACTGGCAGTATGTCAGATGACATAGATGAAGCCAGGTCTGTTGTTTATGAAATCATTGACAGCAAAAAAGGAACACAAGATGAGCCATCCGAGTACATTCTGGTGCCCTTCAATGACCCAGGTATGATCTCTTCTATGCAATACCATACCATATATTGTATTCTATGTTATGCTTGATTGTATAGTTGTAACAGTAGTTAAATATTAGTGTATAAGATGATGtaaagtatataaatatggcCACAGTGGTTCTGTAGGATGAAAACCAGAACGATGTACTAGCACTTaccctttttgtgttttttatgcagCGTTTGGACCTATGATCAGGACAACAGACCCTGATaagatgaaatatgaaatcTCTAAGCTCAGAGCAAAAGGAGGTGATGATCCCCCTGAGATGTGCTTATCAGGACTTCAGGTAATAAAATGGATTGACATTGTTAAGAGTGTGATGATTCAGAATAAACTTAACAGgttcattatttttataattcCAGTTGGCTCTGACCGGTGCACCTGCCTCTTCCCACATCTATGTTTTCACTGATGCTATAGCCAAAGACATCGAGCTCAAGGATACGATTGTTGCTCTCATCAGGAGCACCAAATCAACTGTAAATATTGACATCCAGTTGTGTACCCTGGTCacttattgtttcatttgagaGGCTGGGGGTATAATCTTTCCATTAATTCCTCTACAGGTATCATTCTTCATGACTGGGCCCATCAGCAGGCGCCGTCGTTCCCCCAGAGCTGCTTCCTCTAATGACTACAAGGACTTGGCTCTGGCCTCTGGAGGTCAGATGATCCAGGTGTCCAAGCAGCAGCTGCCTGAAG belongs to Scomber scombrus chromosome 2, fScoSco1.1, whole genome shotgun sequence and includes:
- the LOC133995255 gene encoding von Willebrand factor A domain-containing protein 7-like; the protein is MTSVLGVALVLVLSGSTVAFVPIGGGASTHVSITGTALLQTVTETCRAVAETAGHEFEPTGSSPEELVRACLGPTATGEVSAAKFYSALQEIYMQNSLVDRDFVNSAPHHFNSEAFLEGRGLIMEGMAAIKANVQQENFQAARETLGRVLHTLQDFYSHSNWVELGYTEPYIALIRPDLILENLADVDTATCSDCATGTCPNPILPNILKEKKLTSGYMGIFSAAKPKGKCSHGGASDLTSKEIPRGGISKDERRSDNMALHNAAVNTATAASLQLLEDIRLAVGDNDFLRMMGIARSSVVCFVIDTTGSMSDDIDEARSVVYEIIDSKKGTQDEPSEYILVPFNDPAFGPMIRTTDPDKMKYEISKLRAKGGDDPPEMCLSGLQLALTGAPASSHIYVFTDAIAKDIELKDTIVALIRSTKSTVSFFMTGPISRRRRSPRAASSNDYKDLALASGGQMIQVSKQQLPEATDVILDTSTSALVTVIQRGRNPGKQETFPFTLDESLKNITIYITGQSITFTLINPAAVSQSHTEASGKLGTIQTVGNLRRIRLNDEKLTGTWQININSKQPYTLKVTGQSTITFIYDFVESFEGPHPGYAKLSGRPQADQRANLMLSVIGRKGPSSITIGEVGLVTVSGTEAVSNGTTTDMGNGDILVTVDAVPEGEFVVILKGTDKESNSKFQRQSTTQMSVSKVNIQAMVESSVEPGAAFELPFSVMTQGSGGQYIISARNDRNFPMSYPNRLDLTTGQHANGTLTITPPVDTPSGSDVTLTLEVKSSSGVDSNYAVLRISVVTKITDFIQPLCEVVSVLADACPKDVSQCKPFQWELSANLTDGNGTGIQSISLRQGDGNLSYTSLSSPIVQANYNASCCSQIVQFIAVDKAGNVGKCDHSIVRSASPPSLTLPLWLCLLVSVFVVKT